The Rosa rugosa chromosome 1, drRosRugo1.1, whole genome shotgun sequence genomic sequence GACCAATGTAAATGCATGCACATTATGTCTAGCTAATAGCTATCATTTCATGTGAAGACTCGACTTGATTCCATTTATCGTCAACATTcatcttcaaaattcaaatgaCCTACATAAATGCATGATTGTCACATATTTCAgtctagctaaaatgacttgccttttcaaaaaaaaaaatctatcatTTAATTGCAACTCATGTGAAGACTCGAGTCGACTCCATTTTTTGTTCACATTGAGTTTTCAAATGACCAACATAAATATAGCCATATAGGTGACATTTTAAGTCTAGTTATCGTTTAACCAAAAACTCAACTCGACTATATTTATCATTTATATTTAGTCTTCAAAGTGTAAAAGTCATTTTCTCAATAAACTCTCGGGCGTCgttagtttttgtttgtttgttttttttatttttttttcaaaaatatctCCTACAACCCGACCAATGTAAATGCATGCACATTATGTCTAGCTAATAGCTATCATTTCATGTGAAGACTCGACTTGATTCCATTTATCGTCAACATTcatcttcaaaattcaaatgaCCTACATAAATGCATGATTGTCACATATTTCAgtctagctaaaatgacttgccttttcaaaaaaaaaaatctatcatTTAATTGCAACTCATGTGAAGACTCGAGTCGACTCCATTTTTTGTTCACATTGAGTTTTCAAATGACCAACATAAATATAGCCATATAGGTGACATTTTAAGTCTAGTTATCGTTTAACCAAAAACTCAACTCGACTATATTTATCATTTATATTTAGTCTTCAAAGTGTAAAAGTCATTTTCtcaataaaattttgattgttCTCTATGTATGCAAAaataatggattttttttttttggtatttgcTCGATATAAGAGTATCtcttaataattttttattcaaaagttaaaatctctataatttttcTATCGTAATTCCAATAGCTTCCTTGTATACATTATCTTAAATTAATATGGtattatttttgaaatttaaacCCTTAATCAAATAATTCATGATGCAAATGCATAAAtttgaagagagaaaaagattaAGTATTAGATTATAGGGAAACTAGTGATTGCTATAAATAtagatatttttattttctctctcctcaaagaCAAGTACTGAATCTTCTAAAGTAGTACCGAATGAGAATTCACGCTATTTGTATTTGATGCATttgatgtctaatgagtgggcTTATTTCTATGTATCATTGTGAGTACTAGCACACCTTTCTGTTTGTTTATATATGACAGTGGAaaaaccaccacaggtggtcgagttggtaagagctttcaggtgtggaacccccacacccgggttcgaatcccgccgacgcttattggagttaaatcccaatatattcttggtggccaggggggaggaagcgttctgacaagatcccccgagcacggattagtctctgggcctaggaagcctttgaggacaccgtgtgattgccaaatcaaaaaaaaaaatatatatatatatatatgacagtGGAATGGTATGTAATGATCATTCTGGCTTAAACCTTTCTGTTTGTTGGAGTAAAAATATGCTCATTTTTTCCAAactacataaaaatataaataatccGAAGTGTAGTATCTCaatttttgttgtttgaaatTTGGGTATAATATGGCATTATGTTCTTAATTACAGGTTAAGTGTTAGGTCACATTTCTTTTATTGAGCATACATGCATTACGTACATAGATACCTATAATACCTGAGAGGCATTTAGATATACGCTCATGAATCCAACTTAAAAACCTAAATAGTCCTATGTATAGAAACTTTTCTTGATAAAGCCAGGTTGAATGATGACCTTTTGCATGAAGACGCACAAAATTTAATCCAAGTAATTATCATCAAGACTaagaattaagaaaaagaagtaTATAGAAGGAGTGTAATCTTACAGCTTCTTGTGTATTGTCTTTGACATTGAGGAAGTTGGTAGAACTTTTCCCATTAGGTGGAAGGCGAAACTCATTCATCATCCAGTCGGTTTTGGTGCCTTTTCCTGCACTCCCTCGGTAGTACACTAACGATTTCTTGAGTCCGATGCATTCGAGAGGTTCCTTAGCTGAATAAATGGGTTTGTCAATGCCGGTGGCTTTCCAAAATCCAGATCCTGTGACTCTGTTAGGTCTTATGCTGTTCCTGTATTTTCTCCCTCTTCTGCAGAAGAAGTAGCACTCTTTGTCTCCCTCAGTGCTAACTTCTCCAGTGAAAAAGACCCCATCAgaacatcaaaaaaaaaaaaaaaaaaaaattaagtgtaAATGGGAAAAGGGTGTTATTGGCTAACATGCATCTTAATTGGTTGCATGAGTAATCAGGGTGATTAATGGTGTTTGAATGAATTAATATTGAAACTATATAAACCCTACTCGGCATGCCGTATACTTGATTTGACCTTATAACTAACGTTAGGTCGTCTAGTTTGCCTATCTAGTGTGGAAATGCATGAAATTATGTTTAGGGTATATGGAAGTATATGAAGCAACACTTTTGACATATCCTTTATATAATATATAGTCATGTATTGCATACAATGAAAGACTATTTTCATTCAGGCATTGAATGCACTCTGCAGATAAGAAAAGGTGAATCTCAGTTTAGTGATTCACAGACAAATTTTTCATAGATAAATTTCTATACGTATATGTAGTGAAGTTTAAACTTTTGATATCGATCGATGCTCAAGATACTTCACTGAAACTGAAGAATAATAACTATTGTTAAAATCAAAATTAGCTTTGTCAAGTGATGATTCCTTCAAAGGACCCCTGATTGGTCCCAGCCCTACTGTCCTTTTTTCCCATTAATTGCTTAATTTTTCTTTACAGTAAAAGTAATTGACCTACATAAAATTCCAATCAAAGCACTTCTCGGTTATTAAAaagccaaaaaaagaaagaaagaaagattgaaAGCACTCAAACCCACCCTCCGAATCATatgtgaagatgatgatgaagatctATCTGTTTTGCCAAAGAAACAGATCGATCTGTAGAACATATATATGATTATCTccttgctagctagctagctaactaTATGCATATACATGGCCAAGCTAGAGTACTAGTAAAAGCTAGCTTTTCATGAGGACCTATTAGAAAACAACTACACATAACTGAACATATCATTAAGGATGAACTGAAGTTTAAAAGCTAATAGCTAGCTGATCGCTGTAACTACGTACTTGGAAGATCCCAGGGATCATATTTGTAGATATCAATCTGTCTGATGAGTTGATCCAATCTAGTAGAAGTTCTAGTActaatctttttcttctccacctTAACCAGTAGATAAAACCCAACAAGTTCTTCATCAGTCGGATGAAACCGATACCCTGGAAGCATCCCACCTGCTAAttcctcatcatcatccttgAGTTTGACCTTTGTCACCTCCATCTCTCCGTCTCTCTTTCACTATCTCTTTAGTGCTTCTTATCAGCGCATACTTGTAATATTCTAGCTATTCTCAAAGTGGAAGCTTCTTATATAGAAGATAAAGAAGTATCTTGAAGTCTTACCcacagaaaataaaagatatttaaagaaaagaatagtGCTATAATTATTTGGCGGTGGTTGCCTTGGTCAAGTCATAAGGGCTTCCTTCTGAAACCAATCAAAGAGGCTAGGTCTTGGACGACGAACTAGTCTCTCTCGATCCATCTCTAGCAGGTTAAGTtctaaattaattaataagaggCAAAACAAGTCATATATATGCTGATTATCTGTGACTTGTGAAACAAAGTGAGCATTAGTTTTCTCCATTAATTAGGTCATGAAGGATCAGTAGTCTTACAAAAGGTTAACCATGTATGGAAGGTAAAAAAACATGTGACTCAGGACTTTCTAAGTTGATCGATCATAAAAAAGTCCACCTGTGTAGGCATCGCCCCTTGACTAATTAATTGGGAATTTTTCAACCGGAAGACATTATTATTGCTTGGGGAGGTAGTCGAAAGCTACTGCTGCTATATTTATCAAACCCTAACTAGCTGATTACATTTGTTGAGTATTTCTTTTGCCCTCCTAAATAGACCAGGCCTTCCTATTTAAATCAGACACGTAAGAACCTACACCTGATCGATCGAATTAGATCAATTGCGTATCAATGCTTCTGTTAATTTCTTTTAATAATTTCAAAGTAAAAACTAACTAAGGAGCTCGATTTAGATCCATAAATCCTGAACAGCGCTGCATGCATGATGCTGTTGGCCATATTAATATTTTCTGTTTGATGTGTTGTATAGTTTAGTTAGTCGACATCAATCTTCTCATAATTGCATTGGCAATGGCAAATTCGATTCATATGAACGGAAGTATGAATGCATATAAAAGAGTATCTCAAATTCTCATCAAAATAATGACATTTTGATGGTCTTCAGCCGTACTATCTAGCAAATCCACCTTTCACCTTTGTACAATTGTACGAACATCTTTTAAATCCCATCTTGGTATGTAAGCAAATTCAAGATGGGTACACAAGGAGGAGAAAGACAATTCATCATGCATAGATTAGTACATATGCGTCTCCGACTCAAATTAATTAAATGCAACCAAAAGAGGGAGAAAAAGAATAGATAGATGAGAATGGTTTTGTGTCTATGTGAAAATATAGAGTATTGTCGAgaaaatatctatatatatatatatatatcagatcctatccagagcgaggcctcgctctgaaattaaagtgcgaggttagagtttaggatcacttttcggtcgcatatctacatctcgaccgttcagtttttaggtactaatgtatagatcatctctgcaaaattttagccaattaaattgatggtcgttaaggcattgataactaccttaaagctagtacggttcaaggTGGACgtattcagttcgtccattggtttaagtgagttagataccttaaagatcatcaatttggctgaaaatttgcagagatgatctgtacactagtacctaaaaactgaacggtcgagatgtggatatgcgaccgaaaagtgaccctaaattccaacctcacacgttaatttcagagtgaggcctcactctgaataggaattttcagccaatttggtgatcgttaaggcatcaaaaactgcaatttaccattataaatacgaacggttccagttcgacagattcggtccgttcgtgtaaattgcagttttggacgccttaacgatcatcaatttggctgaaattttgcagaggtgatctatatattaagacctaaaaaatgaacggttaagatgtgaaaatgtgatcgaaaagtgggtgaaaacaccaaatccgtacctaaaccttaggtaaggacatccttacctgagaaaaatcctatatatatatatatagttctaGGATTAACTAATACTACATATACTTTCTACCAGCATGGAAATTAATGGTCTTCTTTCTGGAACCTTGGATAGGAATTGTCCTAGTTTTCACATTTACCTTTCTCAGTAATCGAGATACTTATAGGTACATATGCATCTCCCAAATTAATTCTcactaattaattaaataactTTCAGTCTTAAGAAAAGTACTACATGAGCTATATCTATCGATCGACCGGCCACTTTGTTAAACATTTTCCTTTCACAATTTTCCTCCTCATAGTACGTACCACTTTACACCAGCATGGAAATTGTCTTGTTACTAGAACCTGTTGGAATTCCACATTTACCTTCCTCATGAATCAAGTTACTTAATGAATGTGGTCCGCACACCATAGAAATTTGTAGAAGAATTTATACCCATTTAATTTGACAGATAGAGACACAGACGACATATTAGAGACGGTTGCAGTAGAATCCAATAGTACTttcaaatagccaaaccctaatACTTTCACATTTCCAAGTCAACTATACAAACGTCAACAATTTAATTGATATTTAAACAGAGACCATGAATAAAAAGTCCAAGTCCTATCGAGTTTAATGCAAAGAGTCAGGTCTGTAAAGAAGGTTCTTTTCCCAGACAAACCTAATTAGGTAATTTGCAACTTATGCTCCTTAATAGAGTCTATACAACTTAAGTACTTATAGCATCTTTAGgacatctccaacagactacttatttcaaaataaatttaatatttagctaattttaggctaaaattctACTCCAGCAGAATAGCtaaacaaaagttaaatttagcaAAAGCTAAATtttctagctatatttagctaggataagagaaaatttaactaaaacctaaatttaacttggaatttaggtattctgctggagcataactcaataGCTAACTAGTTATATTTCACTTTTAGCTATTTTTAGCTATGAATATAAGTattactgttggagatgctcttagtagACCCTCTATCTTGACTTCTTAGTTATTTTGGAGAATATATTTAGTTTTTTATCAAATTTAGTAGCTACAACAAACTTCTAAACTGCTCTTTattttaacttttagctatctccattctaaatatagagagcgagcgAGATGAGGTTTTCTATTTTTGTGTTAATTTAAAACActcattttaagttattatttataatttataaatacatgtaaactatttttttattcaaatataAATAAATTCAGAACTAGCTAAAAAGAGAGAACTTATGCACACGTATTTTAAAATtggctagctaaaataactttttagctaaaAATGGCTACcattgctaaaaatgctcttaaCGTAATATTTACCTCagaaatattattattattttttaataaagggacgtgcggcagccctcaagccttgattaatgaaactgttgaatacaagggAGGGACATTGAGCCAAAactcctgattacaataagcctctagagaacatcttgaaatactatcatgagtctctactaaacaactgtactcaactaggcaccaactagcaaagagcgctctacaggcgactctatttgctttgacatagcggtgacacaacggaaagataactcgatctgcACCACAATTACAGAATAGTATAATTTCCATACACAtagctttcccatcatgttgccactggaaaatacatccagtgacactcagtttcaccctgccactaggaggcagcgaccatttgaccaagcaaggaactcgccgcctacccaGAGCAGACACATTACcaccactaggaggttgcgaccatttgacaaagtaaaaaacttGCCACCTACCTAGAGCATACAAGGCACACCCACCTCGCTCTAcaggcgactctatttgctttgacatagcggtgacacaacggaaagataactcgatctgcACCACAATTACAGAATAGTATAATTTCCATACACAtagctttcccatcatgttgccactggaaaatacatccagtgacactcagtttcaccctgccactaggaggcagcgaccatttgaccaagcaaggaactcgccgcctacccaGAGCAGACACATTACCACCACTAgaaggttgcgaccatttgacaaagtaaaaaacttGCCACCTACCTAGAGCATACAAGGCACACCCACCTCGCCCTACCAAAACACGGCAGAGACTTATTTTCAACAAAGCAACTAACATAAGAGAGCAACTGAACAAAAACGAACAAAACACAAAGTCAGAAATATTAATacaccatattattgcccttgATATATTAGTCCATTGCTTGTAAATCTTACACGACCAAcacaaattttgattttgaaacaCACGTCCTTTCGCTCACacacttttgtttttttataagAGCATGGTATTGTACAGTTCATTGTATCATGATGACTATCATGTTTAATTCATGGAGAATTACCAAACTGTGTGAAAATGGAAATCTAAATTCAACTATGATCATACTTGTTAAAGAAGAAAGGGAAATGGTGTAAACGGAATCATTTAAACATAAAtataagaataaaaaaaataacaaattaagGATTAAAAATAAGAATCAAATAAGCTAGATTGAGCTTGATCATGAATCCTAACCCAAAGAAATCATTCGTTCAAGCCTCTGCTTACAACTTAATGCAATTCCTCTATGGGGGAAGATTCTAATTAAGTAGAGACCTAAACTACATATACTAGTTTAGTACACAGAGTCTCTTCCATAAACAAAACTCAATTAATTGTATCTCTACGTCCTAATTCATATCCTTTTTGGCTAGCATAATCAGCAGCCAAGTATGAAGTCCTGGACTTCTCCATGTCTATTGATAACTCAGTCTCGTTTTTGTTGATCAAATTATGTAGGGGATTAGATTTTCACTCCTATTTTAATTACTTATTCTGCAAACATCAAATTATTGTTTATCTACATTAAATTATGATAATTTCATAATTAGTTCTTATATGCGACTCGTACTATAATGCAAATCACGCACATAAATCTGCCGATTACAAGACAAACCAAAAACATGTGTTGCTGTACATTGACTTTAACAAAAATATCTAtgtaataaaaatttaaaatccGGATTTGTATGTTTCATATTCAATATGGCCCAATGTGTCTGATTTCGTGTGTATATATCATGCTAAACGTGTCATCCTTTGTGACAAAATGCCAAATAGATGATGATCAAACAAGATTTTCTCAGTTATCCCTCTTTATCTTCGATCGagttatattttcatttttcttaaaTATCTGCTACAATTTTTCCAGCTGACACTTAAAGGTAGGGttcttattttttctttgtCTGAAAACCGTTTTTCTCAGTATTCAAACGAGACAGAATAGTATACGTTCTGAAATTGATGTATCTGGATCGAAACCACATTATAATCATCTGGGCTGTGGGAAAGCTCACCTAGCCTTAAAGCCTTCCATTTCAAACACATGACACACACATCTGACTATCTGATCGAGCACCTTAATTTTCAATAATATCACTCTGACCTTCAAACTGAAACTCAATCTGATAGACGTACAAATGTACCATGCATGCGACGACTTTTGAATCCCCAAATTCATAATGTAGATCGAGCTCATCAAATCTTTGACCACATTCATTCTTATATGTCGATCTGGGATTCCAAATTAGTTAATTATCTGCATATGCATTATTAGTATATATTATCTTACAAATTACCAGCTTCAGCGTTCGACATCAGACAATATTAGTTCTTTATCGCCAAATAACTGAGCAATCAAACGAGACTTTATTATCGTAATTATTTGATTTTCTTGAGCTTCATAAGTCCGACCACGATCTATACATATAGTTGTATTACTTGTATACTTCACTCTCCTCAGTCCTCCTGAAACAGTACGTAGAGTTTGCGTTTTTCTGCAGACTACAGCCGTACGGTTTGAATGTGGCCCTCAAATAGTCGCCTAATCAAGTGGTTATTTCAAATTTGGATCCTCAACCGACAGTGTTGACCTAAgaatttgtgtgtgtgtgtgtgtgtatatacacATGCTAGTTATAGCTCCCTCTTAGACCTTTTACAATGAAATATGATATAAAAGGATTTGAAAAAGGTTGTTTGTGTCCTCTGTCCAAGTAGTTGGAAGATGTGAATAGTATCATTGACAAGCAGTGTGAACTCGGAGGCGTACTTCAAAAATAACTGCATCAACTAATTTCATTTGCCGGCCCCTCATATAACATTTCACGTTACTCTCTAGAATTCGTTTTGTGTTACAAGTTAAGCACTCGTCACTTTACCATGATGCAACTTCTCTTCTCCAAAGCATACCCTATAATCCACTTTCGATCCACAGTGTAGACAGTGCAAACACTCCCCTCATTTCGAGACGTCACATGAATTCCAAAACACTCTTTAAGGAAGCCAACAAACATAATGTTTAACACAAAGTGATGAGGCTTTAAGTGCAGCAAAGAATAAATTTAAGAAGGCTAGGTGGATTTCAATGTTTTGATAGTTGGGCAGTGGGCAGAAAAGTGAAGTCTTATAACAAAAAGAGATGAAAGTATGTTTCTCGACATAGAGAATGCATGTAGTCTTTTGGTCCGCGCTCATGCACATGTCAATTAGCTTTGTAAATTTATACATTTCAAGTGAAAAGAATAGTCGATTAAGAAACAAGTTTCTGTGAGAATGAGTACGTAACAAAATGATGATAATTTGGTAAGGAGGCCAAGACTGACTTTGGCAGTTATGGAGtaaaagcaagattagttggcTTCTCAAATGTTCAAATTTCTATTATGGTATTGCTTTACTGTTTGCCTTTTTCACATCAGATTCTCTTTTTCTTAGTCATTTCTTTGACAGAGGATATAGTTCTTATGTTCTCAAAAATTTAAACAACTAGCACTCATGTTCTGACTTGATTAACATAACTTATGCAAGCATGCATGGGAACAGTATATATCTGGTGCAAATAGTCAAGTTCTGATGATCAATTGCTGTCTAATCGATCATTAGGTAGGTGTGACACACTGACACTACCAAAAGCTTAATCAATTCATCAAGTGTCAAAATATTAGAGTGGTGAAATTTGAATGAACTCATCTAGGTCGAGTTTAGAATTCCATTCTTACAGTCACGATCATTAGGCAGGTGTGACACTACCAAAAGCTCAATCAATTCATCAAGTGTCAAATATTAGAGTGATGAAATTTGAATAAACTGAACCATAATGAGGTCATCTAGGTAGAGTTTAGAATTCCATTCTTACAGTCACGTACATCTTTTGTTCAAACACGTGATAATTCCTTGCGTTTGTGGATAATGGAACaccaaatatgaaaatttatgCTTGAAAATTAGAAACACGATAAATCATGTAATTAAGTTACCTGGATAGGCGTTATATTCAAGGCTTCTCCAGTaagagtttccattttcggttcTTTCGTGCCGATGTGAACCTCAACAAGAGCTTATCTGCTTCACTGAAAGTGCAAGCTTGTTGAGCCAAGTAACTATCTAACTATCCGCAGATTCCGTTTGGCATCATATCGATTAGTCAAATAAAAAAAGCCGACGATTCTACACTGTCCGCTTCGCCCCTTCCATGGATAGTCCGTGTTCCTTTCTACACTGTCCGATTCGACGATGCTACAACTCCTTATCTGCTAAAAATgccaaaatgaaaaataattagGTCTGACAtttgtctctctctttctccattAATTATCAATCTTGTACCTACCTAgctgattgatcaccttagttTGGCTTTTCTTCTAGTACTGACATGGTAATACCTCTCATTAgaaatgcctttttttttttttttgtttgagaaGACATTAGAAATGCCTTCTAACATTGGTGGGAATCATATTATCATGGAATCAAATCCAAGTAGCAGTTTTCCCAGAAAGCTTATTATTAATTAGCAGCTTAAGCCCATATTGGAGACTAAATTGAGGAAGATGCCTCTCCTAAGCAACCCTATCTTCAAAGTTCTAAACACAGCTAGAAGTGAACTTCAATGCTAATTGTCTTGCCAAAATAGGCCACAAGATCACTGGGAACAAACATGGAAACGAGGCTACTTCCTATGGCTAGCTAATTGCTTTTTGGTACTATATGATTGGTTCAGCATTGTAATAATACTGTGGTATAAAAAAGGTCTGGAAACTGATTGAGTTCCATGAACATACAAATATGTCAGTTCAATtactttgaagtgagatggttgaGTGAGATAATTTAACTCGGTGAGTAAACTTTTACTGAACCAAGCAATACTTAAAAGTACAATCCTATTCAATCCACTCGAAACAGATTTCAGTATTTGCTCCATCAGAAATTGTCAGGATAAGGCAAAATCGAGTAGAGCTTATGTGCTAAGAAATTACGAAGGAAAAAGCACATTATTCCCATAAGTACTAAtgtgcatttatttttctgAAAGCACACAGTGAGTGCATGCAAACTCTTCTCACAATAATCTTTCACTTGCTGGATAAGTGACAAGTTACCGTGAAAGGGGTATTGACACCTTAAAATGGGGCACCGAACTCGAGGACCTTCTTCCACGATGGCCTGTTGCTAATATCATCCCACCAAGCAGAGACATGCTTTCTGCTCTTTATCATATAATCTTTCCCTACAGCACCCACCAAGTACTGGGTAAATGGAAGGTGGCTAAGATCAGCAAGGCTGAAAAAATCACCAGCCAAGTACTTGCTCTTCGACAGCCTCTCCTCATACACATCCAACACCTTGCCTAGCTTTTCCTCACTCTCTTGAATGATCTTTGGGTCTGAAGTTCCACCCAGGGCCGAGGCAAACAAGATGTGAATGACCAAGTTATCAATTGATGGGTGATAGTTTTGTGCTTCAACCTCTAGCCACTGTTCCACAAGACCTCTTTCCTCGATTGTCTTTCCCAGCAAATCAGTCCCTTGCGACTTGTACTTTTCTGCATAGTATCTTATGATTGCACGTGATTCTGCAAAATCAAATCCGAACAACTTTATTCACGAATAAATTAGGATTGGTACACACAAGAAGGCAGTGAACTAATTTATCATCGAACAGAATTCGTACAGCTCTCTTGCTCCAAAAACATTCCAATGCTTATTTGATGCTCCACATAATTCAAATAAAAAGATGAAGTATAACCAGTGAAGTGGAATGCTATGTATGGTTGAACCAAAAGAATGTATAGTTCCAGTCTGACCTTTGATATCATATGGTAAAAATCTTACAATGAAAATAAGTCATATCTTATATAccttgctttttttttctttttctttttttctgttcttcttttttgtttggaaaaatATTTCCTGTTGTAGATAATGACCAAACTTTTGCAAATTCAGGAGGCATCCAGAAAGTTAATGACAAAATGGAAATAAATGGTGTCACTCAATCTAAACCACATATTCAAATAAGTATATTAAGCATACATAGCATTATAGttaaacaacaaaaagaaagcAGAGCAGTATATGAAAGCTCGTTTGAAAATTAAAAGTAGATACCATATAAAGTATAATCCCCATCTTGAATAACAGGAACTGCTCCAAAGGGCTACATATCAAGAGAAGACAATGCAAAAGATCAACAAACAAGTAAACAAACAGATTCAAGATTAGATGATAGATATGATTTCCAAAGAGATTACTTGTAATTTGAGGAATTCAGGATCTTTATGTTCTCGCTTGAAGAGATCAATGGGGATGGTTTCAAACTCAACCTCCTTCTCAACGAGGCACACTAACACACGTTTAGGAGAAGCATAGGAGGGGCCATACACCTTTACCACCATTGTTATTGTTCTAACTTATGAATGAGAAACCAAGGATTTTAGAAGAGTCTGTTCCGCAGTTGGTTTCTACTCCCTAACTTTATAGACTCCCCCTTTCTCTATCTCTCACAGTATGC encodes the following:
- the LOC133743069 gene encoding transcription factor JUNGBRUNNEN 1-like, with translation MEVTKVKLKDDDEELAGGMLPGYRFHPTDEELVGFYLLVKVEKKKISTRTSTRLDQLIRQIDIYKYDPWDLPISTEGDKECYFFCRRGRKYRNSIRPNRVTGSGFWKATGIDKPIYSAKEPLECIGLKKSLVYYRGSAGKGTKTDWMMNEFRLPPNGKSSTNFLNVKDNTQEAEVWTLCRIFKRIPSYKKYTPNWKEEATSTKQNPNTTDSNSKTCSLESENCSTHDPYSSLEDSVVIQHINERKPVVEQVHRGEPNNHWFSGGQLGSLADEHHHEAHSFATSYNSSPFMRNELSLNPSETDDFFTDGSCWDELRPVVQLAMDSSTKFMTLYR
- the LOC133725728 gene encoding glutathione S-transferase F9-like, whose protein sequence is MVVKVYGPSYASPKRVLVCLVEKEVEFETIPIDLFKREHKDPEFLKLQPFGAVPVIQDGDYTLYESRAIIRYYAEKYKSQGTDLLGKTIEERGLVEQWLEVEAQNYHPSIDNLVIHILFASALGGTSDPKIIQESEEKLGKVLDVYEERLSKSKYLAGDFFSLADLSHLPFTQYLVGAVGKDYMIKSRKHVSAWWDDISNRPSWKKVLEFGAPF